Genomic window (Propionibacteriaceae bacterium ZF39):
TCGTTGCGCCGGATCCGGGCACCTATTTTTATCATCCGCACGTCGGTGTCCAGCTCGATCGGGGACTCTATGCGCCCCTGATCGTGGAGGACCCGAACGAGCCGGGTGACTATGACCACGAGTACGTGGTGGTTCTGGACGACTGGGTGGACGGCACCGGTCGGACACCTGATGAGGTGCTGGAGCAGCTGATCGCCGGCGGCGGCACGGCCGGGCCGGGTGGGATGGGCGGAATGGACCATGGCTCGATGGGCATGGGCTCGGGCACGGCCCCGTTCGGCGACGCCGGCGACGTCATCTACCCGCATTATCTGATCAACGGTCGAGTGCCGGCCGCGCCGGATGTCTTCGAGGCGAAGCCGGGCCAGCGGGTCCGCCTGCGGATCATCAACGCCGGATCCGACACCATCTTCACCGTCGCGCTGGGTGGTCACCGGATGACCGTGACCCACAGCGATGGTTTCCCCGTGCAGCCGACCGAGACCGGTGCCTTCTACATCGGGATGGGCGAGCGGTACGACGTGGTCGTGACCCTGCAGGATGGTGTCTTCCCTCTGGTCGCTGCGCCCTTCGGGAAGGAAGGCCAGGCGATGGCCCTGATCCGCACCGGCGCCGGCAGCGTCCCAGCCGCCGCGGTACGCCCGGCCGAGCTGACCGGCCCAGTCCTGCTCGGCGCCGAGCTGATGCCCGCGGAGTCGGCCCGGCTGGCCAGCAAGAAGCCTGACGCCGTCGTAGCGTTCCAACTCAACGGCCAGATGGCGCCCTACCAGTGGGGGATCAACGGAGCCAAGTTCGGCCAGAATGATCCGATCATGATCAACCAGGGACAGCGGGTTCGTCTGAATCTGGCCAACATGACGATGATGACCCACCCGGTCCACATTCACGGTCACACGTTCGGTCTCATCAATAGTGGCTTGCGCAAAGACACCGTGCTGCTGCGGCCGATGGAGACGATGGCGGTCGAGCTGCAGGCCGACAACCCCGGCGACTGGGCGGCCCACTGTCACAACATCTACCACGCCGAGGCGGGAATGATGATTGCCATGAACTACCGGGTCTGACGTTCCTGCCCCAGTCCCGTCCTTGCCAACGACTGAAACACCCGACGACCGTCGGGCGCCGAGGCAGCGCTTGCCGTCGACACCATCACGGCCGGTGAGACCGGGAGGAGAGCCGAGTTTTTGAGTACGTCACAAACCGAGGAACCCCGGGGGGCGAAGTCGTTGGTGGATCACCGCGGCCTGGGGGGCGTGCTTCGTCGCGATCAAGGTGGGCCTGCGCGACGCCCCGCTGCTGTGGTTCGCCCTGATCGGAAAACACTGGACGGTCAAGCTATTGGTGACCATGGTCAGGCGG
Coding sequences:
- a CDS encoding multicopper oxidase family protein; amino-acid sequence: MTNLSRRSLLLAGLGVTGAGLLSACSVSQPTGTATTFGTPGPVPTTPGQRVTTASLVAQRTTLDLGGPQVATWAYGDTAPGPIIRATAGDLIRVTLNNQLPADTSIHWHGIALANAADGVPGMTQDPIRPGTSYAYEFVAPDPGTYFYHPHVGVQLDRGLYAPLIVEDPNEPGDYDHEYVVVLDDWVDGTGRTPDEVLEQLIAGGGTAGPGGMGGMDHGSMGMGSGTAPFGDAGDVIYPHYLINGRVPAAPDVFEAKPGQRVRLRIINAGSDTIFTVALGGHRMTVTHSDGFPVQPTETGAFYIGMGERYDVVVTLQDGVFPLVAAPFGKEGQAMALIRTGAGSVPAAAVRPAELTGPVLLGAELMPAESARLASKKPDAVVAFQLNGQMAPYQWGINGAKFGQNDPIMINQGQRVRLNLANMTMMTHPVHIHGHTFGLINSGLRKDTVLLRPMETMAVELQADNPGDWAAHCHNIYHAEAGMMIAMNYRV